One genomic region from Anopheles bellator chromosome 2, idAnoBellAS_SP24_06.2, whole genome shotgun sequence encodes:
- the LOC131208092 gene encoding uncharacterized protein LOC131208092: MGTGGRLAEVSSYIVEFNNHIQSYFISSTYGNETLVNRCLEKLASDGDCGTFDVGAYECNVFLVNLHKLLGHSMKKTQLLWSVVGVLEVAVNDEQTRMALVNKFRFLPVLSLLLLELHTVDQQKRVLSLLHYLTYGATIDSQEIYVEKLIKKLLSLIEQNHQAKDRCELVQLALSILVNLCHRDLSTTFVLTRNTSISRLCNQIKQFGLLACRMYIVLEQNDYIKEMDLHYLLRMSFEEVRLLLATKNSFSLRHVVDFLRYVKTLNDMRESEPVKAALTDEYFGRDVKEFLQSIETYWDEQSKQDEKRDCSKKAKLKTDLRKDSTTDGLFDILECIVSLKPDDGELYRQICEIGPIRLINSAQEDCSKAVDLLRTILEKHPKDTDFAAGCKAVLGPLMEIISNNDDLPLMAAFARLLAAIGRSLNATDETMDQIAEQFYQHVFGQMLNQSRDAYSFDYSLGKGSIRTYLWSLHAFNELGNLSPTLWYAKVANLLKQKPIQFLIAKGLTDGGDVELLEAMLLVATSSDFPKRKVALMIDMLKNNVTTNTSPNGSSLMTPQGRLQPMVPPTGYSFIRVMGRDLQERMDQTVTQMQDAKAAGLINDVEKSELVEFYTYKINMQTNLMADLRNSLESTSSQITTLMHQNQLLMSEIEKSQKKSLPLLLKESALENENRLLERELVQMKAAAASYDKKMSHMKQDMSEYVKKYGEKSQKCAALVKEIEHLRTRDNNYEKENKRLLQELAVMTKNRDDARKLLKVGEEDRQKLTEQRDAERKQFECKVREREREISKRNDLVQQLEATLVQRDSSIESLEKISNEMREKVKEREDRIAQIEAELKESEKIQQAIYSLMNKSKK; encoded by the exons ATGGGTACCGGTGGACGCCTGGCGGAAGTATCGTCGTACATTGTGGAATTCAACAACCACATTCAATCGTACTTTATTAGCAGTACATACGGCAACGAAACGCTCGTTAATCGATGTTTAGAG AAACTTGCGTCCGATGGAGATTGCGGAACGTTCGATGTCGGGGCGTACGAGTGCAACGTTTTCCTCGTCAATCTGCACAAACTGCTGGGCCACAGCATGAAGAAGACTCAGTTGCTGTGGTCCGTGGTAGGAGTGCTCGAAGTGGCCGTGAACGATGAGCAAACGCGCATGGCACTGGTCAACAAGTTTCGCTTCCTGCCTGTCCTTTCGCTACTGCTGCTCGAACTTCATACTGTGGACCAGCAGAAACGGGTTCTGTCCCTTTTGCACTACCTGACCTACGGTGCCACGATCGATAGCCAGGAGATTTATGTTGAGAAGCTGATAAAGAAGCTGCTCAGCCTGATCGAACAAAACCATCAGGCCAAGGACCGCTGCGAGTTGGTTCAGCTGGCCCTCTCGATACTGGTGAACTTATGCCACCGGGATCTGTCCACGACGTTTGTGCTCACGCGTAACACGAGCATCTCCCGGCTGTGTAACCAAATCAAGCAGTTTGGTCTGCTGGCCTGTAGAATGTACATTGTGTTGGAGCAGAACGACTACATCAAGGAAATGGATCTGCACTATTTACTGCGGATGAGCTTCGAGGAGGTGCGGCTTTTGCTGGCGACAAAGAACAGCTTCAGCTTGCGCCATGTGGTAGACTTTTTGCGGTACGTGAAGACTTTGAATGATATGCGTGAGAGCGAACCCGTGAAGGCAGCACTGACGGACGAATACTTCGGTCGTGATGTAAAGGAATTCTTGCAATCGATTGAAACGTATTGGGATGAGCAGTCGAAGCAGGACGAGAAAAGAGACTGctcgaagaaagcaaaacttAAAACGGACTTACGGAAAGATAGCACTACGGATGGGTTGTTCGACATATTGGAATGTATCGTGTCGCTGAAACCGGACGATGGTGAACTGTACCGACAAATTTGCGAAATCGGCCCAATCAGGCTCATTAACAGTGCGCAGGAGGATTGTTCAAAGGCCGTTGATTTATTGCGCACCATTCTGGAGAAACACCCGAAGGACACGGACTTTGCGGCGGGCTGCAAAGCGGTGCTAGGTCCATTGATGGAGATCATTTCGAATAATGACGATCTGCCTCTCATGGCTGCCTTCGCGCGACTATTGGCTGCGATCGGAAGATCGCTCAACGCAACGGATGAGACAATGGACCAGATTGCGGAACAGTTCTACCAGCATGTGTTCGGGCAGATGTTGAATCAATCCCGTGACGCTTACTCGTTTGATTATTCCCTCGGCAAAGGTTCTATCCGGACGTATCTTTGGTCGTTGCACGCCTTCAACGAGCTTGGCAACCTCTCTCCGACACTCTGGTATGCGAAGGTGGCAAATCTGCTCAAGCAGAAACCGATCCAGTTCCTCATCGCGAAAGGACTTacggatggtggtgatgtgGAGTTGTTGGAAGCGATGCTTTTGGTAGCTACATCGAGTGACTTTCCAAAGCGCAAGGTCGCTTTAATGATAGACATGTTGAAAAACAACGTAACAACGAACACGTCGCCAAATGGCAGCAGTTTAATGACCCCACAGGGCCGACTGCAACCAATGGTGCCGCCAACGGGATACTCTTTCATCCGCGTGATGGGTAGAGATTTGCAGGAACGGATGGACCAAACAGTGACGCAGATGCAAGATGCGAAAGCGGCAGGGCTGATAAACGATGTGGAAAAGTCGGAGCTGGTCGAGTTCTATACGTACAAGATAAACATGCAGACGAACCTGATGGCGGACTTGCGCAACAGTTTGGAATCGACATCGTCCCAAATTACGACCCTGATGCACCAGAACCAGCTGTTGATGTCCGAAATCGAAAAGAGTCAGAAGAAAAGTTTACCGCTTCTTTTGAAGGAATCTGC cttggaaaacgaaaaccgacTCTTGGAACGAGAGCTTGTCCAGATGAAGGCGGCCGCCGCGTCGTACGACAAGAAGATGAGCCACATGAAGCAGGACATGTCCGAATACGTTAAGAAGTACGGCGAAAAAAGCCAAAAGTGTGCGGCACTGGTCAAGGAAATCGAACACCTTCGCACGAGAGATAACAACtacgagaaggaaaacaagCGATTGCTACAGGAACTGGCAGTGATG ACAAAGAATCGTGATGATGCGCGCAAACTGTTGAAAGTGGGCGAAGAGGATCGACAGAAGCTCACCGAGCAGCGTGATGCCGAGCGCAAACAGTTCGAGTGCAAGGTACGCGAGCGTGAGCGGGAAATTTCAAAGCGCAACGATCTGGTGCAGCAGCTGGAAGCAACATTGGTACAGCGTGACAGCTCAATTGAGTCGCTGGAGAAGATTTCGAACGAAATGCGCGAGAAGGTGAAAGAACGCGAAGATCGTATTGCCCAGATTGAGGCGGAGCTCAAGGAAAGTGAGAAGATACAACAAGCGATCTACAGTTTGATGAACAAGAGTAAAAAGTAG
- the LOC131210821 gene encoding sodium-dependent proline transporter yields the protein MAKDRSPRGHWASKTEFILSCMGYAIGLGNVWRFPYLCYRNGGGAFLVPYLLMLALCGVPLFFLEVCLGQFSGTGCVTVFKIAPLLKGAGIAIVVINFICTAYYNVIISYPILFLWKSLRTSLPWETCQNAWNTDRCVELRDGGRPVEAFVNNSVLPPSERYRTPADEFFHNEILQISQGIDDPGGIVWPLFVCNVIAWVVIFCCIAKGVESVGKVVYFTATFPFAILAVLLVRGVTLPGAVDGIKFYIMPQWSQLLNLKVWADAAIQIFFSLGPGWGGIVNMASYNQFKNNTKLDSILIPIVNCATSVLAGFVVFSVLGYFSYQTGLPVATAATGGPGLAFITYPEAISMLPLSPLWAALFFSMLFLLGVDSMFVQIEAIISSVLDVFPSLRPTKLSITAGTCFLLFLLSVSCVTRGGMYLIQLLDWYSASISVILVCIVEVIAVGWIYGCHHFVRDVQFMIDRKVERFWMLSWKYVTPVVLIFIFFTTIAYNTEVSYNGLAYPRWAIGVGWASCFASMLCIPGFMLYRLSRSKGPLMERLKDQLQAQDWGPADAEQRELWKQRVRVASKETGQLNPIN from the exons ATGGCGAAAGATAGATCACCACGTGGCCACTGGGCGTCCAAAACCGAGTTCATCCTGTCGTGCATGGGGTACGCGATCGGTTTGGGCAATGTTTGGCGCTTCCCGTACCTCTGCTATCGGAACGGTGGTGGAGCCTTTCTGGTGCCGTATCTGCTGATGCTGGCGCTGTGCGGTGTTCCGCTGTTCTTTCTCGAAGTGTGCCTCGGACAGTTCAGTGGTACGGGGTGTGTCACGGTGTTCAAAATCGCACCCCTGCTGAAGGGCGCAGGCATCGCGATCGTAGTGATCAACTTCATCTGCACCGCGTACTATAATGTCATCATTTCGTACCCCATTCTGTTTCTCTGGAAGTCACTGCGGACGAGCTTACCGTGGGAAACCTGCCAGAACGCCTGGAACACGGATCGTTGTGTGGAGCTGCGCGATGGCGGACGACCGGTCGAAGCGTTCGTTAACAATAGTGTCCTGCCGCCATCGGAACGATACCGTACACCGGCGGATGAGTTTTTCCA CAACGAGATACTTCAGATCTCCCAGGGCATAGACGATCCCGGCGGCATCGTGTGGCCACTGTTCGTTTGCAACGTCATCGCGTGGGTCGTCATATTTTGCTGCATCGCGAAAGGTGTCGAGTCGGTCGGGAAGGTGGTGTACTTCACCGCAACGTTTCCGTTCGCTATCttggcggtgctgctggtccggGGCGTAACCCTACCCGGTGCGGTCGATGGCATCAAGTTCTACATCATGCCGCAGTGGAGCCAGTTGCTAAACCTGAAGGTATGGGCAGACGCGGCCATAcagatttttttctcgctcggcCCCGGCTGGGGTGGCATCGTGAACATGGCCAGCTACAACCAGttcaaaaacaacaccaaGCTCGACTCGATACTGATCCCGATCGTCAACTGTGCCACCAGCGTGCTGGCCGGCTTTGTGGTGTTTTCCGTGCTGGGATACTTTTCGT ATCAAACCGGTCTGCCTGTGGCAACGGCCGCTACCGGTGGTCCGGGGCTGGCTTTCATCACGTACCCGGAGGCGATCAGCATGCTGCCGTTGTCCCCGCTGTGGGCCGCCTTGTTCTTCAGCATGCTGTTTCTTCTGGGAGTGGACAGTATG TTTGTACAGATCGAAGCCATCATATCATCCGTCCTGGATGTCTTCCCTTCGTTGAGACCAACGAAACTATCCATAACCGCCGGGACGTGTTTCCTGCTGTTTCTGCTGTCAGTATCCTGCGTCACCCGG GGAGGAATGTACCTGATACAGTTGTTGGATTGGTACTCGGCGTCGATTTCCGTGATACTGGTGTGCATCGTGGAAGTCATTGCCGTGGGGTGGATTTACGGGTGCCACCATTTCGTGCGCGATGTTCAGTTTATGATTGACCGAAAGGTCGAACGATTCTGGATGCTATCGTGGAAGTATGTAACACCGGTTGTGCTGATT TTTATCTTTTTCACCACAATCGCTTACAACACGGAGGTATCGTACAACGGTCTGGCTTACCCTCGCTGGGCAATTGGCGTCGGATGGGCCAGTTGTTTCGCGTCAATGCTTTGTATACCAGGGTTTATGCTCTATCGATTGAGTCGTTCCAAAGGACCGTTGATGGAG CGTTTGAAGGACCAACTGCAGGCACAAGATTGGGGTCCAGCTGATGCTGAGCAGCGTGAACTGTGGAAGCAGCGCGTTCGTGTTGCAAGTAAAGAAACAGGACAATTGAACCCAATAAATTGA
- the LOC131208093 gene encoding uncharacterized protein LOC131208093, with the protein MKCIAVVVIMALAVTVDSAVVPLVYSAPGTTYVQQNVAPKYVSGAVTYSAPAVTAYSAPEATIVQQKYISAPAVAYAAPTVTAYSVQQHVAPKYVSPIVSYSSAPVVSTYSVPEQTVVQQNVAPKYISYSAPAVSYSAPVSYVSPAVSYAAPAVAYSAPVAYSAPTVYASDSDVVEASPVAPVASVETVVSQPAVAVVAQQEARYVAANRGAVHEAPLAGHTINQQSLNVEPAPGCIAAVVMMALAVIAEAGLAPLYYGAPLALAAPHTTIVQNNAEPKLIVAPPALSYAHAALPYAAPYYYGAPLAYSAPALFYQKEARYLAANRGAIHEAPLPGHAFSQQQLNLDAAPGSI; encoded by the exons ATGAAG TGCATCGCAGTTGTAGTCATCATGGCTCTGGCCGTCACCGTGGATTCCGCCGTAGTTCCGCTGGTCTACTCAGCTCCCGGAACGACGTACGTACAGCAGAATGTTGCTCCGAAATACGTCTCGGGGGCCGTTACCTATTCTGCCCCGGCAGTTACCGCTTACTCCGCGCCCGAAGCGACCATCGTTCAGCAAAAGTACATCTCGGCGCCGGCCGTGGCCTACGCTGCGCCAACTGTCACTGCTTACTCAGTCCAGCAACACGTGGCGCCCAAATATGTCAGCCCGATCGTCAGTTACTCCTCGGCTCCCGTTGTAAGCACCTACTCCGTTCCCGAACAGACCGTCGTCCAGCAGAACGTCGCCCCGAAATACATCAGCTACTCCGCCCCGGCCGTCAGCTACTCGGCTCCCGTATCCTACGTCTCACCAGCCGTCTCTTACGCTGCTCCGGCCGTTGCCTACTCTGCCCCGGTGGCGTACTCGGCCCCGACTGTCTACGCCTCGGATTCGGATGTCGTTGAAGCTTCTCCGGTCGCTCCGGTGGCCTCCGTCGAAACCGTTGTCTCACAGCCCGCTGTGGCCGTCGTTGCTCAGCAGGAAGCGCGTTACGTGGCCGCCAACCGAGGTGCCGTTCATGAGGCTCCCCTCGCTGGACACACCATCAACCAGCAGTCTCTGAATGTGGAACCGGCACCAGGA TGCATCGCAGCTGTAGTCATGATGGCGCTGGCCGTGATCGCCGAAGCTGGACTGGCCCCGCTGTACTACGGAGCTCCGTTAGCCTTGGCCGCTCCGCACACGACCATTGTGCAGAATAACGCCGAGCCGAAGCTCATTGTCGCTCCTCCGGCACTGAGTTATGCTCATGCTGCGCTGCCCTATGCTGCCCCTTACTACTACGGGGCTCCGCTGGCATACAGCGCCCCGGCTCTATTCTACCAGAAGGAAGCTCGCTATCTGGCCGCCAATCGAGGAGCGATCCACGAGGCACCCCTGCCAGGTCACGCTTtctcccagcagcagctcaaccTGGACGCTGCACCAGGTTCGATCTAA
- the LOC131208094 gene encoding uncharacterized protein LOC131208094, protein MKVFIAIVAVAFVVACEASYLPYDDVLSYPNYASGWPVSKVVVGNSYGLSSVVDKYSYPSWYGGYPLAKNLVSYQSVAPVLSTKVVDNGYGLGYNNYVAPVLATNVVGSSYGLGYNKLVAPVVSTKVVDGGLWNYGGYGV, encoded by the exons ATGAAG GTTTTTATCGCTATCGTTGCCGTTGCCTTTGTCGTTGCCTGCGAGGCATCATATCTGCCATACGATGATGTCCTGTCGTACCCCAACTATGCATCTGGATGGCCGGTCTCGAAAGTGGTCGTCGGCAACTCGTACGGTCTATCATCCGTCGTGGATAAATACTCCTATCCATCGTGGTATGGCGGATACCCACTGGCGAAGAACCTAGTCTCGTATCAGTCGGTAGCTCCAGTCCTGTCAACCAAAGTCGTTGATAACGGCTACGGTCTGGGATACAACAACTACGTCGCACCGGTCCTTGCCACAAACGTCGTCGGAAGCAGCTATGGCCTGGGATACAACAAGCTCGTTGCCCCGGTGGTGTCCACCAAAGTCGTCGATGGAGGACTGTGGAACTATGGCGGTTACGGTGTATGA
- the LOC131208095 gene encoding uncharacterized protein LOC131208095, with protein sequence MKDLRKSNGSPIVIKADDPSISQSQFTGSFSRSLQTVELLSTNNMKAFIAFAVLALATASNGSYLPAVQSVLPYSYNSGAYGLNAYDGYGHYSSLSGLGYSSLLDHGLSYPYSTALPYAAGLPYSGYNQGLYGYYGSKYAPTVVQANVNTLKTVDHLGVYGGYGLGNGYGLGHGYGYGYNNYLPVAHSAKYVAANPGAVHVAPLPGHLVNQKSIVA encoded by the exons ATGAAGGACTTACGGAAGTCGAACGGCTCACCGATCGTTATAAAAGCAGACGATCCTTCGATCAGTCAATCACAGTTCACCGGCAGCTTTTCGCGATCGCTACAAACAGTCGAACTTCTTTCAACCAACAACATGAAG GCCTTTATCGCATTCGCCGTCCTGGCTTTGGCCACCGCATCCAACGGATCGTACCTTCCGGCCGTTCAATCGGTTCTCCCGTATTCCTACAACTCCGGAGCCTATGGCCTGAATGCGTACGACGGATATGGTCACTATTCTTCCCTTAGTGGATTGGGATACTCTTCGCTGCTGGACCACGGACTGTCGTATCCTTACTCTACGGCTCTGCCATATGCCGCTGGTCTGCCATATTCCGGCTACAACCAAGGCCTGTACGGATACTACGGATCGAAATACGCTCCGACCGTTGTCCAGGCCAATGTCAACACCCTGAAGACGGTTGACCATCTGGGAGTGTATGGAGGATACGGTCTTGGAAACGGATACGGTTTGGGACACGGATACGGATACGGATACAACAACTACTTGCCGGTGGCCCACTCTGCCAAATACGTTGCTGCCAACCCGGGAGCCGTGCATGTGGCTCCTCTGCCGGGACATCTCGTCAACCAGAAATCGATTGTGGCTTAA